The following are encoded in a window of Paenibacillus polymyxa genomic DNA:
- a CDS encoding uroporphyrinogen-III synthase — protein MAQRMAGKRVALAGPRKAEEMALLVVKMGGEPVQRPAQGTVFLDDIELRNAVVSWVKHPPDWYIFTTGMGLDALFDMAEDMGVAEQIMELLQSSNIAARGYKTVNGLKKRGFTPAVRDEDGSLIGLTGAFAPYDLKGKEVLLQLHGDPAPRLVKWLDEQGAVTRQVLPYKHIPPEEAKLQALLEDVIHRNVDAVTFTSGPQIRFLAQYAREQNRIEDLLEAFREDVIAVSVGKVTAQSIVEEGIDRVVFPTEERMGAMMVELGKYFEHNDSVHGCGLKIMNGH, from the coding sequence ATGGCACAACGCATGGCAGGCAAGAGAGTCGCTCTTGCTGGTCCCCGTAAAGCAGAAGAAATGGCGCTGCTAGTTGTGAAGATGGGGGGTGAGCCAGTACAGCGCCCGGCCCAGGGTACCGTTTTTCTGGATGATATCGAGCTGCGCAACGCTGTTGTATCGTGGGTGAAGCACCCTCCGGACTGGTACATCTTCACGACAGGTATGGGGCTGGATGCCCTGTTCGATATGGCAGAGGATATGGGCGTGGCTGAGCAGATTATGGAGCTGCTGCAATCTTCCAACATTGCAGCGCGGGGCTACAAGACGGTCAATGGACTCAAAAAGCGTGGCTTTACGCCAGCAGTACGAGACGAGGACGGAAGTTTGATCGGATTGACAGGAGCTTTCGCCCCATACGATCTGAAGGGAAAAGAAGTATTGTTGCAACTGCATGGCGATCCAGCCCCACGGTTGGTAAAGTGGCTGGACGAGCAGGGGGCAGTGACCCGCCAGGTACTTCCTTATAAGCATATCCCACCTGAGGAAGCAAAATTGCAGGCGTTACTGGAGGATGTTATCCATCGTAATGTTGATGCTGTTACGTTCACGAGTGGTCCGCAAATTCGATTTTTAGCCCAATATGCGAGAGAGCAAAATCGAATCGAGGATTTACTGGAGGCTTTCCGTGAGGATGTGATTGCTGTATCAGTAGGGAAGGTGACTGCACAGTCCATTGTGGAAGAAGGGATTGATCGAGTCGTGTTTCCAACCGAAGAACGCATGGGCGCGATGATGGTGGAGCTGGGCAAATATTTTGAGCATAACGATTCGGTGCATGGCTGTGGTCTGAAGATCATGAATGGTCATTGA
- a CDS encoding GerAB/ArcD/ProY family transporter: MKQFTTRQIVLLGVLMEVGITLIHAPAQAADHANQHAYWTCIIAAIVLCLPIWAMLKLKRRFPDQDLMQAMVSSHPMLGRVLLAIYLILFLIIFARDLRIITDLVEVVLLPLTPIVVTSLIVLLTLVFMAKGGISTIVNMTENFIPLLIVTLLTMPLFFGRNMDFSMLRPYLHPEVEGVIKGSWRMLGYMADIMIVPFVISGKSYNGRSAWFGHLLGTAFLTMLVLLSELVIGVPILSRLFYPAYELVRQLQLTDFLDRFDLFVAVLTVPTFLTKIGVDLYVTSLAVKRMFAQAWGSLMVWPVGLLGYVCSFMLFSNIVQIYEFSREWTAVMIIFFVIMPLLLWMLLRPKSKGKGGDDRASNGERDSSSQKESQHEGRTGHGHL; the protein is encoded by the coding sequence ATGAAACAGTTCACAACCAGACAAATTGTGCTGCTTGGTGTATTGATGGAGGTCGGTATTACCCTTATACATGCTCCGGCGCAGGCAGCGGATCACGCGAATCAGCATGCTTACTGGACCTGTATAATTGCGGCTATCGTGCTATGCTTGCCGATCTGGGCGATGTTGAAACTTAAACGACGGTTCCCTGATCAGGATCTGATGCAGGCGATGGTGAGCTCTCACCCTATGCTGGGCCGTGTGCTGCTTGCAATCTACCTTATTTTATTCCTGATCATCTTTGCACGGGATTTGAGGATTATTACGGATCTGGTGGAGGTGGTGCTTTTGCCGCTGACTCCGATTGTGGTCACTTCTCTTATTGTGCTGTTGACTCTAGTATTTATGGCTAAAGGCGGAATAAGCACCATCGTGAATATGACCGAGAATTTTATACCGCTGTTGATTGTGACGCTGTTGACCATGCCGCTTTTTTTTGGGCGTAATATGGATTTTTCGATGCTGAGACCCTACTTACATCCAGAAGTAGAGGGAGTAATCAAGGGGAGTTGGCGCATGCTGGGTTATATGGCCGATATTATGATAGTCCCCTTTGTGATTTCTGGGAAGAGCTATAATGGGCGTAGTGCGTGGTTTGGGCATTTGCTCGGAACCGCTTTTCTGACCATGCTGGTGCTGCTATCCGAGTTGGTTATTGGTGTTCCTATCTTGTCACGGCTGTTTTATCCAGCGTATGAACTGGTGCGTCAATTGCAGCTAACGGACTTTCTGGATCGGTTCGATTTGTTCGTGGCAGTACTGACCGTACCGACCTTTCTTACGAAGATTGGGGTTGATCTGTACGTTACCAGTTTGGCGGTAAAACGGATGTTTGCCCAAGCCTGGGGGAGCCTGATGGTTTGGCCCGTAGGTTTGTTAGGCTATGTCTGTTCGTTTATGCTGTTCTCCAACATTGTGCAAATTTATGAGTTCAGCCGGGAGTGGACCGCGGTGATGATTATTTTTTTTGTTATCATGCCTTTGTTGCTATGGATGTTGCTCCGACCCAAATCTAAAGGGAAAGGCGGAGATGATAGGGCATCTAACGGAGAGCGGGATAGCAGTAGTCAGAAAGAAAGCCAGCATGAAGGCAGAACAGGACACGGCCACTTATAA
- a CDS encoding Ger(x)C family spore germination protein, which yields MKPKSNTQQIRKVAVLCCLLLCSVLLGGCWDRREVNDVAFVMGTGLDKEGDQYRVTMQIALPGQLGSSGSTGGGGGTSGTKSYYLESKIGPSFRGASTEEQRGVSRTLNYSHRRVLLFGEALAREGISKMMDVLARVPQNRLSSLVVITKGSTMELLQADAPIEQYPAEMVRELNISYMKKPRSVKLLMNSVLLEGVDPVVPVMSLVKNGPPNLKDKKTNIQVDGLGVFRKDRLTGIIDNHLSRFLLLGMEQAKETEIFIPPPKGRGYISVHLIENKVQIKPHIQGDEIRMTIHMNCNGNVKENETRFDISNEENLKWLEQQTAEEIKRELGQAVQVIQQKYRSDVLGLGRAIITSQPDEWKRIKPQWEQLYPKVKVTINPVVHIENIGAVTKPFGVKKEQIQ from the coding sequence ATGAAGCCCAAATCGAATACACAACAAATACGTAAAGTCGCTGTGCTCTGTTGTCTGCTGCTATGCTCTGTTCTCTTGGGAGGATGCTGGGATCGCCGTGAAGTGAATGATGTTGCTTTCGTGATGGGTACCGGGCTGGACAAGGAAGGCGATCAATACCGGGTAACGATGCAAATCGCTCTACCCGGACAACTCGGATCTTCGGGCAGTACAGGAGGAGGGGGAGGTACCAGTGGTACGAAATCCTACTATCTGGAGTCCAAAATAGGCCCAAGCTTTCGAGGAGCAAGTACCGAGGAACAGCGCGGAGTTTCGCGAACACTCAATTACTCCCATCGGCGGGTGCTGCTGTTCGGCGAGGCGCTGGCACGAGAAGGGATTAGCAAAATGATGGATGTACTGGCACGTGTTCCGCAGAACCGTCTGTCGTCCCTGGTTGTTATTACGAAGGGTTCAACGATGGAATTGCTTCAGGCAGATGCTCCGATAGAGCAATATCCAGCAGAAATGGTGCGTGAGCTCAATATTTCCTATATGAAAAAACCTCGTTCCGTTAAGCTGTTGATGAATTCCGTCCTGCTGGAAGGCGTTGACCCGGTGGTACCAGTAATGTCTCTGGTGAAGAATGGGCCCCCTAACCTTAAAGACAAGAAAACGAATATTCAGGTCGATGGACTGGGTGTGTTTCGCAAAGACAGGTTAACAGGAATTATTGATAACCACCTCAGTCGGTTTCTGCTTTTGGGTATGGAGCAAGCCAAGGAGACAGAAATATTTATTCCCCCTCCCAAAGGTAGAGGTTACATATCTGTACACCTCATCGAAAATAAAGTCCAAATTAAGCCCCATATTCAAGGGGATGAGATTCGAATGACCATTCATATGAACTGCAATGGGAATGTGAAGGAAAATGAGACGAGATTCGATATTTCCAACGAGGAAAATTTGAAGTGGCTGGAGCAGCAGACAGCCGAGGAAATTAAGAGGGAGCTGGGACAGGCTGTTCAGGTGATTCAGCAAAAGTATCGTTCAGACGTACTTGGTTTGGGCCGGGCTATTATTACGAGTCAACCGGATGAATGGAAACGGATCAAACCCCAATGGGAACAACTGTATCCCAAGGTGAAGGTCACCATAAATCCGGTCGTGCATATTGAGAATATCGGTGCGGTCACCAAACCATTCGGGGTCAAAAAGGAGCAAATCCAATGA
- a CDS encoding spore germination protein: MKKGRFPKLPKPPWSRRAIPAADRKTRNSNVPKGLPESSWLEQPLRSSVEDNLIALRDIFKDCSDIVYRELMISPERKGLLAYFEGTVKSEDLQDHILRPVILGMMLKDPEVNGKLEPLDETRISMSQTKTMDEWKMVSAAILDGNAALFVDGTPRAYIFSAKGGVRRGVEEPQTEAVIRGPREGFTETLRVNTALLRFKLKTSKLKMYSMTIGTETQTSVVLTYIEGIIDSKLVEDVKKRLSDIKIDGVLETGYIEELIEDHPFSPFPQMEYTERPDTVTAQLLEGRFAIFVDGTPFALIGPVTMWQMMQASEDYYERFFISNMVRWIRFLFLIMALFLPALYVAVTTFHHDMLPTTLILSIAAARESIPFPALVEALMMEISFEALREAGIRLPKTVGQAVSILGALVIGQAAVQAGIVSAPIVIVVSLTGIASFTIPRFNFAITVRLLRFPIMLMAGLFGLFGIIIATTLIATHLTKLTSFGVPYMSGYSPYNHMDQKDIVVRAPWWKMTKRPSWIGKDNNKRAKEKMNGTPKSEEGW; the protein is encoded by the coding sequence ATGAAGAAAGGGCGCTTTCCCAAGTTGCCGAAGCCACCGTGGAGCCGGAGAGCGATTCCAGCCGCAGACCGCAAGACACGAAATTCCAATGTGCCTAAAGGACTGCCTGAGTCTTCGTGGCTGGAACAGCCGCTACGTAGCAGTGTGGAAGACAATTTGATTGCTTTGCGTGATATTTTCAAGGATTGCTCTGATATCGTCTATCGAGAGCTCATGATTTCCCCTGAACGCAAAGGGTTGTTGGCTTATTTTGAAGGTACGGTAAAATCGGAGGATTTGCAGGATCATATCCTGCGGCCTGTCATTCTGGGTATGATGCTCAAGGACCCTGAAGTGAACGGCAAATTGGAGCCGCTGGATGAAACTCGTATCTCCATGTCCCAGACCAAAACGATGGACGAATGGAAGATGGTATCGGCAGCGATACTGGACGGCAATGCCGCCTTGTTTGTAGATGGCACGCCTCGTGCGTATATTTTTAGCGCCAAGGGGGGCGTTCGCCGTGGCGTAGAGGAACCACAGACAGAAGCGGTTATTCGAGGTCCGCGTGAGGGCTTCACTGAGACTCTTCGCGTTAATACGGCACTGTTACGCTTCAAGCTGAAGACCTCCAAGCTCAAGATGTACAGCATGACCATCGGAACAGAAACTCAAACGAGCGTCGTCCTTACTTATATTGAAGGGATCATAGATTCGAAGCTGGTGGAGGATGTAAAAAAACGGCTCAGCGATATTAAAATTGATGGTGTTCTGGAGACGGGGTATATTGAGGAACTGATTGAGGATCATCCGTTTTCACCGTTTCCGCAAATGGAATACACTGAACGTCCGGATACCGTCACTGCGCAGTTACTGGAAGGACGTTTTGCCATTTTTGTGGACGGAACGCCTTTTGCTCTGATTGGGCCAGTCACCATGTGGCAGATGATGCAAGCGAGCGAAGATTATTACGAGCGCTTTTTCATCAGTAATATGGTGCGCTGGATTCGTTTTCTTTTTCTCATAATGGCTCTCTTTCTGCCTGCATTATATGTAGCGGTGACGACCTTTCATCATGATATGCTGCCGACGACGCTCATCCTGAGTATTGCGGCGGCTCGCGAATCCATCCCTTTTCCAGCACTGGTGGAAGCATTGATGATGGAGATTTCCTTTGAGGCATTACGGGAAGCAGGGATTCGTCTCCCCAAAACGGTCGGTCAGGCCGTCAGTATTCTTGGTGCGCTCGTCATTGGGCAGGCCGCAGTACAAGCAGGAATCGTATCGGCGCCCATAGTCATTGTTGTGTCGCTCACAGGTATTGCGTCGTTTACCATACCGCGTTTTAACTTTGCCATCACGGTTCGTCTGCTGCGATTTCCCATCATGCTGATGGCGGGTTTATTCGGATTGTTTGGGATCATTATTGCGACAACGCTGATTGCTACGCATCTAACCAAGCTAACCTCGTTTGGTGTCCCTTATATGAGTGGATATAGCCCATACAACCATATGGATCAAAAGGATATCGTCGTCCGCGCGCCTTGGTGGAAAATGACCAAACGTCCTTCCTGGATTGGTAAAGACAACAACAAACGAGCGAAGGAAAAGATGAATGGAACGCCCAAAAGCGAGGAGGGATGGTGA
- a CDS encoding pirin family protein, whose translation MFTIYPAASRFSFDKGWLRGSHSFSFAEYQDENNTAFGPMRVCNDDVIAPGRGFGAHPHSDMEIVSIVLYGELRHEDNRGHVAVTRFGGIQRMSAGHGIIHTEHNASQTEDVSLLQLWFSPHTRGLKPSYEATAFNPERLHGQLLPVVAGKRVPGTEGEIAAINQDLTIYLSKLQPGEQVEFTQAEGRRVFLFVIEGSLRVNGEHILQGRDSARIEQEPKLSLKAEDSVFYMLIDLP comes from the coding sequence ATGTTTACAATATATCCGGCGGCTTCCCGATTCAGCTTCGATAAGGGCTGGCTGCGGGGAAGTCACAGCTTTTCATTCGCGGAGTATCAGGATGAGAACAATACAGCGTTTGGTCCTATGCGTGTCTGTAATGACGATGTCATCGCACCGGGACGGGGATTTGGGGCGCATCCGCACAGTGATATGGAGATTGTTTCGATTGTGCTGTATGGGGAACTGCGTCATGAAGACAACCGTGGACATGTAGCGGTAACCCGTTTTGGAGGCATTCAGCGAATGTCAGCGGGCCACGGCATCATTCATACGGAGCACAACGCTTCACAAACGGAGGATGTCAGCCTGCTGCAATTGTGGTTTAGCCCGCATACGAGAGGACTGAAACCGTCATATGAGGCTACAGCATTCAATCCTGAGCGTCTTCACGGTCAGCTTCTGCCTGTCGTTGCCGGAAAGCGCGTACCAGGCACGGAGGGTGAAATAGCTGCAATCAACCAGGATTTAACGATTTATTTAAGCAAGCTTCAGCCTGGAGAACAAGTAGAATTCACACAGGCCGAGGGTCGGCGCGTGTTCCTGTTCGTCATCGAAGGCTCGCTGCGTGTGAACGGTGAACATATTCTGCAAGGACGCGATTCCGCTCGTATTGAGCAGGAGCCGAAGCTCTCACTGAAAGCAGAAGATTCTGTTTTTTATATGTTGATTGATTTGCCCTAA
- a CDS encoding LysR family transcriptional regulator translates to MDLNDLNIFQTVAAHGSVSKAAAELSYVQSNVTARIKLLEKELQTPLFNRHKRGMILNAEGKRLLQYTKSILSQFEEMKHAFQNTSAPSGVLEIGIVETVIALPAILHAYYSKYPDVDLSLKAGVTESLVQEVAEMRLDGAFVTGPVKHPLIEQFDVFQEKLVLVSQGDDFSVEDLTTRPLLLYKKGCGYRGRLETWLKMEGIIPKQIMEFGTFETIIGSVAAGIGMTVFPESSISGLVAQGLVCGHAMPEPYNEVTTVFIRRKEAFVTSTLQSFIDEIITQTEA, encoded by the coding sequence GTGGATCTGAACGATTTAAACATTTTCCAGACGGTGGCTGCGCATGGCAGTGTCAGCAAGGCTGCAGCCGAGCTTAGCTATGTCCAGTCCAATGTAACGGCCAGAATCAAGCTGCTCGAAAAGGAACTGCAAACGCCTTTATTTAATAGACATAAGCGGGGAATGATCCTCAATGCAGAGGGCAAGCGTCTGCTGCAATATACGAAAAGCATTTTATCGCAATTTGAGGAAATGAAACATGCGTTTCAGAATACCTCTGCACCTTCGGGGGTACTGGAGATTGGCATTGTGGAGACTGTCATTGCCCTCCCGGCCATTTTACATGCTTACTATAGCAAGTACCCGGATGTCGATTTGTCCCTCAAGGCCGGGGTTACAGAGTCTCTGGTGCAGGAGGTTGCAGAAATGCGGCTGGATGGAGCTTTTGTGACCGGGCCAGTCAAGCATCCGCTGATTGAACAGTTTGATGTGTTTCAGGAAAAACTGGTCCTCGTATCCCAAGGAGATGACTTTTCTGTCGAGGATCTTACAACCCGTCCACTCCTGCTGTATAAAAAAGGTTGCGGCTACCGGGGACGGCTGGAAACTTGGCTCAAGATGGAGGGGATTATTCCCAAGCAGATTATGGAGTTTGGGACATTTGAGACAATTATCGGCAGTGTGGCGGCCGGTATTGGAATGACTGTTTTTCCCGAATCGTCGATCAGCGGGCTGGTGGCTCAAGGCCTTGTATGCGGTCATGCGATGCCTGAGCCGTACAATGAAGTAACAACGGTGTTTATCCGGCGTAAGGAAGCCTTTGTTACCAGTACTTTGCAGTCTTTTATAGATGAGATTATCACTCAGACAGAGGCGTAG
- a CDS encoding DMT family transporter has translation MNRQIMTGSLLCLIASMSWGAMFPVSHIALQHINPLYFSFLRYLSVTLILVVLLWLKEGRTAFRFEGKGKTLLFFGTMGFTIYNMAVFQGQHAMGAAGTLVASIMEVLMPMISIAMVWIMTRKMPPKYTLISMVIALAGALLVITNGKWTFFTLAGQHLLPLLLIFVGVVGWVVYSMGGSHFAGWSTLRYSTLTCLLGTLVSFVVVTFASAFNWIVVPDWQAVWSVKYEMSFMILLPGLAALLSWNAGIRKLSPLNGILFINFVPITTLVLMYFQGYVISRFELYGTVLVIFALILNNMFQRSSLHPSDSSRDVRFRLDRRKSFQR, from the coding sequence ATGAACAGACAAATCATGACCGGATCTTTATTATGCCTAATCGCCAGTATGTCCTGGGGGGCGATGTTTCCGGTTTCGCACATTGCATTACAACATATCAATCCACTGTACTTTTCATTTTTGCGCTATTTATCGGTTACACTCATTTTAGTCGTGCTATTGTGGCTCAAAGAGGGACGGACGGCATTTCGCTTTGAGGGCAAGGGCAAGACGTTGTTATTCTTTGGGACCATGGGATTCACCATTTATAATATGGCCGTTTTCCAGGGACAGCACGCGATGGGGGCAGCAGGTACTCTGGTAGCTTCTATAATGGAAGTGCTAATGCCGATGATTTCCATTGCGATGGTGTGGATCATGACCCGTAAAATGCCTCCGAAATATACACTAATCAGCATGGTGATTGCGCTGGCTGGGGCTTTACTTGTGATCACGAACGGAAAATGGACCTTTTTCACACTTGCCGGACAACATTTACTGCCGCTGCTGCTTATTTTCGTAGGCGTCGTCGGATGGGTCGTATATTCCATGGGAGGCAGCCACTTTGCAGGATGGTCTACTCTTCGGTATTCAACCCTAACCTGCCTGCTGGGAACTCTCGTCTCCTTCGTAGTCGTCACATTTGCCTCTGCTTTCAACTGGATTGTGGTGCCGGACTGGCAGGCTGTGTGGTCAGTTAAATACGAAATGAGCTTTATGATCCTGCTTCCAGGGCTAGCTGCCCTGCTTAGCTGGAATGCCGGAATCCGAAAGCTGTCTCCACTGAACGGAATTCTATTTATTAACTTTGTACCGATTACCACGCTGGTACTCATGTACTTCCAAGGTTATGTCATTAGCCGTTTTGAACTATATGGGACAGTGCTAGTCATTTTCGCACTGATTCTGAACAATATGTTTCAGAGAAGTTCGCTGCATCCTTCCGACAGCTCACGGGATGTCCGTTTCCGCCTGGATCGCCGCAAGTCTTTCCAACGTTAA
- a CDS encoding methyl-accepting chemotaxis protein, which translates to MGTTRKRKTIWTLRSKLSLGFLLVLLIPSLSISTATYKSSYNAMEKQLHGSANQGVATANSIIEYAIASKIKDASYLAERLDGSMIDGRNSPLIQPKLIQYKGLHEDATDIFVGTPEGLMIRGVPKEDEGTFDPRTRPWYIEAMKQPGKVAITPVIINSSGIPVVVVSQTLSDKSGVIGISLNLESVRKLASIKVGQEGYIIILDHTKKFVVHPTAKAGSSPQENSLDTLYTAPSGNFNYMHEGREKYLTYVTNTDTGWKIAGTFYQSEISDATAAMRYVTIFVLAASLVIALIAIFLITRSVLVPIRKLQKSAERISEGDLTGDLETGKTDEVGELSAHFQTMVDSLRTMIRSVHETTDRVSSSAEELAAGADQTTQAIEHVTIAIQEVAVGSERQVESVKHGSVNMEELAQQAANVSERMVGVSEHVKMNAESAQEGSKAATQAVQKMHDIDETVNDLGQAMDSLNERSGEIVNIISVISGIAKQTNLLALNASIEAARAGDHGKGFAVVATEVRKLAEESAKSATLISERIEAMQVDMNHALGAMHQARTRVTEGIDSVTTSEQSFAEISQAVERAMVHINDITGVTQEMARGTVGVVDIMSDIAHISDEAASNTESISAAAEQQLASIEEIASSTADLSQMAEELRELVGRFQVEGKS; encoded by the coding sequence ATGGGAACAACGCGAAAGAGAAAAACGATATGGACACTCAGGAGCAAGCTAAGTTTAGGCTTTTTACTTGTTTTGCTGATTCCGAGCTTAAGTATTTCCACTGCGACCTATAAATCATCATATAATGCTATGGAGAAACAGCTCCACGGGAGTGCGAATCAGGGGGTAGCGACAGCTAACTCCATTATTGAATACGCAATCGCCAGTAAAATTAAAGATGCGAGTTATTTGGCGGAGCGTCTGGACGGTTCGATGATAGATGGTCGAAACAGCCCTTTGATTCAGCCCAAGTTGATCCAATACAAGGGTTTGCACGAAGATGCAACGGATATTTTTGTTGGTACACCGGAGGGGCTGATGATCCGGGGGGTGCCCAAGGAGGATGAAGGGACATTTGACCCTCGCACACGTCCATGGTACATCGAAGCGATGAAGCAGCCCGGTAAGGTTGCAATTACGCCTGTGATCATCAATTCATCGGGTATTCCTGTTGTCGTAGTATCTCAGACGCTTTCCGACAAGTCCGGGGTTATCGGGATTTCTCTAAATCTGGAGAGTGTACGTAAACTGGCCTCTATCAAAGTGGGCCAGGAGGGGTATATCATCATTTTGGATCATACGAAGAAATTCGTAGTCCATCCTACGGCTAAAGCGGGCTCATCTCCTCAGGAGAATTCGCTTGATACGTTGTATACTGCGCCGAGCGGGAACTTCAACTATATGCATGAAGGTCGCGAGAAATATTTGACCTATGTAACGAATACGGATACCGGCTGGAAAATTGCAGGTACCTTCTATCAATCCGAGATTAGCGATGCCACCGCTGCCATGCGTTATGTAACCATTTTCGTGCTGGCTGCCTCACTGGTGATTGCGCTTATCGCGATTTTCCTGATTACCCGTTCTGTTTTGGTACCGATTCGTAAGCTGCAAAAATCAGCAGAACGAATCAGTGAAGGAGATTTGACGGGCGATTTGGAAACTGGAAAAACGGATGAGGTGGGCGAATTGTCTGCTCACTTTCAAACCATGGTGGATAGTTTGCGCACGATGATTCGAAGCGTACACGAAACGACAGATCGGGTAAGTTCTTCAGCGGAGGAGCTGGCTGCGGGTGCAGATCAGACAACCCAAGCGATTGAGCATGTCACCATTGCTATCCAGGAAGTAGCTGTGGGCAGCGAACGTCAGGTGGAGAGCGTCAAGCACGGCTCCGTAAATATGGAGGAGCTTGCTCAGCAAGCAGCGAACGTATCCGAGCGTATGGTGGGCGTATCTGAACATGTGAAGATGAACGCCGAGTCGGCTCAGGAGGGCAGCAAGGCTGCTACGCAGGCTGTCCAGAAGATGCATGACATCGATGAGACCGTTAACGATCTCGGACAGGCCATGGACTCTCTCAATGAGCGCTCCGGTGAAATCGTGAATATTATCAGCGTTATATCCGGTATTGCCAAACAGACGAATCTGTTAGCTCTGAATGCGTCCATTGAGGCCGCACGCGCTGGGGATCATGGTAAGGGATTTGCCGTGGTCGCTACGGAGGTACGTAAGCTAGCTGAGGAATCAGCGAAATCGGCTACCTTGATCTCGGAGCGTATTGAAGCGATGCAGGTGGATATGAATCATGCTCTGGGTGCTATGCATCAAGCGCGGACACGGGTGACGGAAGGCATTGATTCGGTAACCACGTCTGAGCAATCCTTTGCGGAAATCAGCCAGGCCGTGGAACGAGCTATGGTACATATCAATGACATTACCGGAGTGACTCAGGAAATGGCACGAGGGACTGTAGGCGTCGTAGATATTATGAGCGATATTGCCCACATTTCGGACGAGGCAGCGAGCAATACCGAGTCGATCTCAGCGGCAGCTGAGCAACAGCTCGCTTCTATTGAGGAAATTGCTTCATCTACAGCGGACCTGAGCCAAATGGCAGAGGAATTGCGCGAACTGGTTGGACGTTTTCAGGTTGAAGGAAAATCCTAA
- a CDS encoding DoxX family protein: MNQTLMNIGLLLVRIFTGVIFIVHGAQKFQGLDGTSGFFQSIGLPGWMAPVVATVELVGGIALVLGIGTRLAGAALTIVMIGVLLTAKKGQPFGSIEFDLLILFTSLQQALVGGRFLAVDQLFGRKKAENSNVQV; this comes from the coding sequence ATGAATCAAACGCTTATGAATATTGGATTATTGTTGGTACGAATCTTTACAGGGGTTATTTTTATCGTTCACGGTGCACAAAAGTTTCAGGGATTAGACGGAACCTCCGGCTTCTTCCAAAGTATCGGACTCCCTGGTTGGATGGCCCCTGTGGTCGCTACGGTTGAGCTGGTTGGGGGAATTGCACTGGTTCTGGGTATCGGAACACGACTGGCTGGAGCGGCATTGACCATTGTTATGATTGGTGTATTGCTAACCGCTAAAAAAGGACAGCCTTTTGGCTCGATTGAATTTGATCTGCTGATTCTGTTCACCAGCCTTCAGCAAGCGCTTGTCGGTGGACGTTTTCTGGCAGTGGATCAGTTATTTGGCCGCAAAAAGGCTGAAAACAGTAACGTACAGGTCTAA
- a CDS encoding M56 family metallopeptidase: MWKTRSKLLFTAGALISGFALIQMGMYAGQHVFGWKLNYNVFQICRSLLQHYGIGYMVDALSGLVFVTFAIAGGEAVRQCMATRAAFRRLHRMRDLSLTEALGERYRELGTDRIWVIDYAKPAAFTMGLWKPRIVLSSALLSVLDKHEEEAVIYHEAYHMKHYDPLKTWLLQVCAKQLFYLPVLRHITNHYKTAREILADNEAIHRAGSPVGIGSALLKLLSMTPANTRLVNSAACSSFAETSINYRISRILDPQQEPVIQMPWRSIMFSSYVLVMLTLMFALALI; the protein is encoded by the coding sequence ATGTGGAAAACACGTTCTAAATTACTGTTTACAGCAGGCGCCTTGATTTCGGGTTTCGCCCTTATACAGATGGGTATGTACGCCGGGCAGCATGTTTTCGGCTGGAAATTGAATTATAACGTGTTTCAAATTTGCAGAAGTTTGTTGCAGCACTACGGAATTGGCTACATGGTGGATGCGCTCAGCGGGCTGGTTTTCGTTACCTTTGCTATCGCTGGAGGAGAAGCAGTCAGACAGTGTATGGCTACCAGGGCAGCCTTTCGCAGACTGCACCGAATGCGTGACCTCTCTCTGACCGAGGCACTGGGTGAGCGATATCGTGAACTCGGGACCGATCGGATATGGGTCATTGATTATGCCAAGCCAGCCGCCTTTACCATGGGATTATGGAAGCCACGCATTGTATTGTCCTCTGCACTATTGTCCGTACTGGACAAGCACGAGGAAGAGGCTGTCATATACCACGAAGCCTATCATATGAAACATTATGATCCGTTGAAGACCTGGTTGCTGCAAGTGTGTGCTAAACAGCTGTTTTACTTGCCGGTGCTGCGTCACATTACCAATCATTATAAGACGGCCCGTGAAATTTTGGCTGATAACGAAGCGATCCATCGAGCTGGTTCACCCGTTGGGATTGGGAGCGCATTGCTCAAGCTTCTGAGTATGACACCTGCCAATACTCGCCTGGTAAACTCGGCCGCTTGTTCCTCGTTTGCAGAAACGTCCATTAATTATCGTATCTCACGTATTTTAGACCCTCAGCAAGAACCTGTCATTCAAATGCCTTGGCGTTCGATTATGTTTTCCAGCTATGTGCTAGTGATGCTGACACTTATGTTCGCACTGGCGCTAATCTAG